The following are encoded together in the Vibrio zhugei genome:
- the lpxM gene encoding lauroyl-Kdo(2)-lipid IV(A) myristoyltransferase (LpxM is lauroyl-Kdo(2)-lipid IV(A) myristoyltransferase, an enzyme characterized in Escherichia coli and involved in biosynthesis of the form of lipid A found in that species and some closely related species.) translates to MSTSSRNDNDPKAYNPTLTWRFFAPRYWGTWLMLLVWIPFSLLPHAFRYWLSVKAANKMLKKQRGTILNARANLQACFPEKSLTEREDILHNMLVTSAVFLTGFGLLTLRNREWLKQQCDIRGMENLTSLQEQGQNVILLVPHSWTIDIPAILFASMDLPVAAMAKKQRNEVLDWLMHRQRVQYGGKVHERSDGVKPFIKSVRDGYLGYYLPDQDHGAEASVFVDFFATTKATLKGLGKLTKVSRAAIVPVFAMIDAKTGRYTVDIYPAFDHFPKTTEEEDARTMNQFIETAVSKNPEQYMWTLRLLKTQPDGDNVYKKAKRQLADKNNTNGSHNE, encoded by the coding sequence ATGTCGACCTCTTCTCGTAACGATAACGATCCCAAAGCATATAACCCCACGTTAACTTGGCGTTTTTTCGCTCCACGTTATTGGGGCACTTGGTTAATGCTACTCGTTTGGATCCCTTTTTCTCTCCTTCCTCATGCATTTAGATATTGGCTTTCAGTGAAAGCGGCCAATAAAATGCTCAAAAAGCAACGTGGAACCATTTTAAATGCTCGTGCCAACTTGCAAGCCTGTTTCCCAGAGAAAAGTCTCACAGAACGCGAAGACATTCTGCATAACATGTTGGTGACGTCGGCCGTTTTTTTAACAGGGTTTGGTCTATTAACATTACGTAACCGCGAATGGCTCAAACAGCAATGTGATATCCGTGGGATGGAAAATCTGACCTCTTTACAAGAACAAGGTCAGAATGTCATTTTGCTCGTCCCACATTCTTGGACCATTGATATTCCAGCGATTTTGTTTGCATCAATGGATTTGCCCGTTGCCGCGATGGCGAAAAAACAGCGCAATGAAGTACTCGATTGGCTCATGCACCGTCAACGTGTGCAATACGGCGGCAAAGTGCATGAACGTAGTGATGGCGTGAAACCTTTCATAAAATCGGTCCGTGATGGGTATCTAGGCTATTATCTTCCCGATCAAGATCACGGAGCAGAAGCCAGTGTCTTTGTGGATTTTTTTGCTACAACCAAAGCAACACTGAAAGGGTTAGGCAAGCTCACCAAAGTCTCCCGCGCCGCGATTGTGCCCGTATTTGCCATGATTGATGCAAAAACAGGACGGTATACTGTCGATATTTACCCTGCTTTTGACCACTTCCCTAAGACAACTGAGGAAGAAGATGCCAGAACAATGAACCAATTCATTGAAACGGCAGTCTCAAAAAATCCAGAGCAATATATGTGGACGTTACGTTTATTAAAGACGCAACCTGATGGTGATAATGTTTACAAAAAAGCCAAACGACAATTGGCCGACAAAAATAATACAAACGGAAGCCACAATGAGTAA